The following is a genomic window from Synergistaceae bacterium.
ACCCGACAGCGTAGTTAAAGACTTGCAAAATATTTTGATAGATAATTTTGACGTTATTGAGCGCCGTGTTTTACGTTGTGTGCTTTATCACGATGACTCGCAGTCTCACAAGATTTACGCCCTTAATGATATAGTCTTGAGCACGAACGCAATAGCAAGACTTCTTCATATAGAAATAAGATTCAACGATAAATTTTTTTGCGTGCTTCCTGCTGACGGTGTGATAATTTCTTCGCCGACAGGGTCAACAGCTTACGCACTATCAGCCGGGGGGCCTATGATTCCGCCGTATGTAAATGCGATTTTGTTAGCTCCTTTGTGCGCTCACACGCTTTATTCGAGGCCGTTAATAGGTTCAGAGGATGACAGAATAACTTTAATTGCGCGCGGAAG
Proteins encoded in this region:
- a CDS encoding NAD(+)/NADH kinase translates to PDSVVKDLQNILIDNFDVIERRVLRCVLYHDDSQSHKIYALNDIVLSTNAIARLLHIEIRFNDKFFCVLPADGVIISSPTGSTAYALSAGGPMIPPYVNAILLAPLCAHTLYSRPLIGSEDDRITLIARGSSRDLMLTQDGQLAYEFLPGDRIEIRLSRTKKIRTVNLPDRNFLDIVREKLGWGE